The Candidatus Saccharimonadia bacterium genomic interval GGATGGCGTTCGAGGTCAGCTCGGTGCCGTTGTCGCTGACGACCATTCCGGGGTAGCCCCGCAGTTCGGCGATACGATCCAGCTCACGTGCGACCCGCAGACCGGTGAGCGAGGTGTCGACCACCAGGGTCAGGCATTCTCGGGTGAAGTCATCGACCAGCGTGAGGATGCGGAAGCGCCGTCCGCTCACCAGCGTGTCCGCCACGAAGTCGAGCGACCAACGCAAATTGCGGTCCTGGGGAACCGCCATCGGCGCCCGTGTACCGAGAGCCCGTTTGCGGCCACCGCGCTTGCGCACCATCAGCCTCTCTTCCTTGTACAGCCGGTAGAGCTTCTTGCGATTGAGCTTGATGCCTTGGCGTTCCAACATCAGACCAAGACGACGATAGCCGAACCGCCGCCGTTGGGACGCCAGCTCTCGCAGTTGCCTGCGAAGCCCTTCATCGAGAGGCCGCTTTGACGCATATCGATACGTCTTCGGATGCAGACCGACGAGCCCACAGGCTCGCCGCTGCGAGTAGCCCTTCTCCCGGACCGCCCAGGTCACAGCTCGTTTCCGCAAGCTGGGCGTCAGAAGTTTTTTCCGAGCATCTCCTTCAACGTCGATGCGTCGAGCATCGACTCCGCCAGCAGCTTCTTCAGCCTGCGGTTCTCGTCCTCAAGGGCCTTTAGCTTACGGGCGTCGGAGATCTCCATCCCGCCATATCGGGATCGCCACTTGTAGAACGTCGCGTCGCTAACACCGTACTTCCGGCACAGCTCGTTAGCTGACAGTCCGGCTGCATGCTCCTTCAGCGCCTTGATAATCTGCTCGTCGGTAAATCTGCTCTTGCGCATGTCCGTCTCCCGTAGGAACGGACTCTACCCAAAATCGAGGGCGCTTAAGGGGAGCAGGTCAACGCTGAGCTCGTAAACATACAAAATAGTATAAGGTCTTTGTTA includes:
- a CDS encoding IS3 family transposase (programmed frameshift), producing MRKSRFTDEQIIKALKEHAAGLSANELCRKYGVSDATFYKWRSRYGGMEISDARKLKALEDENRRLKKLLAESMLDASTLKEMLGKKLLTPSLRKRAVTWAVREKGYSQRRACGLVGLHPKTYRYASKRPLDEGLRRQLRELASQRRRFGYRRLGLMLERQGIKLNRKKLYRLYKEERLMVRKRGGRKRALGTRAPMAVPQDRNLRWSLDFVADTLVSGRRFRILTLVDDFTRECLTLVVDTSLTGLRVARELDRIAELRGYPGMVVSDNGTELTSNAILAWQQERDVEWHYIAPGKPMQNGFVESFNGRLRDECLNEHLFTNIKEAREIIEEWRIDYNTNRPHSSLNGLTPIEFAARPTPGHNRNRLSL